Proteins encoded by one window of Lacipirellulaceae bacterium:
- a CDS encoding OsmC family protein: MPAQTHAAVINGIDVEALLGAIAAIEANPAEGATTWKVTSRWNGGTRTDHFVDGFTMGGNKVDRHFQIQIDEPKELCGTDQFANPQEYLLAATNACMMVGYSAVAALMGIELSKLEIEISGDIDLQGFLNINQAVAPGYERLHYVVHLAGNATAEQLEQLHATVQRTSPNYYNISNPIELTCDLIVE; this comes from the coding sequence ATGCCAGCTCAAACTCACGCAGCCGTCATCAACGGCATCGATGTCGAAGCCCTCCTGGGAGCGATTGCAGCTATCGAAGCGAACCCCGCTGAAGGAGCAACCACTTGGAAAGTCACCAGTCGCTGGAACGGAGGAACTCGAACTGATCACTTTGTTGACGGTTTCACAATGGGCGGGAATAAAGTTGATCGTCACTTCCAGATACAGATCGACGAGCCAAAAGAGCTCTGCGGCACGGATCAATTCGCGAATCCGCAAGAGTACCTCCTAGCAGCAACCAACGCCTGCATGATGGTCGGCTATTCCGCGGTTGCAGCGCTGATGGGCATCGAGCTGTCGAAGCTTGAAATCGAGATCTCCGGCGATATCGACCTGCAAGGATTCCTCAATATTAATCAGGCGGTCGCACCCGGATACGAACGATTGCACTATGTCGTGCACTTGGCGGGCAATGCGACTGCTGAGCAGTTGGAGCAACTACATGCAACGGTGCAGCGTACGAGTCCCAACTATTACAATATCTCTAATCCCATCGAACTCACTTGCGACCTGATTGTTGAGTAA
- a CDS encoding FAD-dependent monooxygenase produces MNDRILIAGGGIGGLTAAIALRKCGAEVVVLERQPVVAPAGAGITIQANAHAILDALGVMIPTEDASPLGSFRMVNSKNQVLMRGDAGNVDIATPSINVHRADLHRALDSAAEALCIERRLGCEVVEATQHGDKVEVKLNNGHKETGDLLIGADGVRSRTRKSLLGEEAMHFRSSRQTCWRFALEAPDLMKEETIENWAPGRRAGIVPLSRGRLYVYLVMSDWWNPDAARENSSAFLQQEFGGISKALDEVLERVDPKLTLHADELAEQPHIHFGTDRILLIGDAAHAMTPNLGQGAGMAIEDAATLALIYAELQNHPERIAAELTKQRMTRVKKVQKTSWRIGQIAHTKNPVLRTVRDWLLQRMSTAATEKQATSLWGPGLELGERVRVELVNVAK; encoded by the coding sequence ATGAACGATCGCATCCTCATCGCCGGGGGCGGCATTGGTGGCTTGACCGCCGCCATTGCCTTGCGGAAGTGTGGCGCGGAAGTTGTCGTTCTCGAGCGCCAGCCGGTCGTCGCCCCGGCTGGCGCGGGCATCACGATTCAAGCCAATGCCCACGCCATCTTGGATGCCCTGGGCGTGATGATCCCCACCGAAGATGCCAGCCCGTTGGGCTCGTTCCGCATGGTCAACAGCAAGAACCAAGTGCTGATGCGGGGCGACGCGGGGAATGTCGATATTGCGACCCCCTCGATCAACGTCCACCGAGCCGATCTCCACCGCGCCCTCGACAGCGCTGCCGAAGCGTTATGTATCGAGCGACGCCTCGGATGCGAAGTTGTTGAAGCAACCCAACATGGCGACAAGGTTGAAGTTAAGTTGAACAACGGCCACAAGGAAACGGGCGACCTCCTTATCGGAGCCGATGGAGTCCGTTCGCGTACGCGGAAGTCCCTGCTGGGTGAAGAGGCGATGCACTTCCGGAGTAGCCGACAAACTTGCTGGCGATTCGCTCTCGAAGCGCCTGACCTAATGAAAGAGGAGACGATTGAGAACTGGGCCCCAGGTCGTCGCGCGGGGATTGTGCCGCTCTCTCGTGGCAGGCTCTACGTGTATCTGGTGATGAGCGACTGGTGGAACCCCGACGCCGCTCGCGAGAACAGCTCCGCGTTTCTCCAACAAGAATTCGGCGGCATCTCCAAAGCTCTCGACGAGGTGCTGGAACGTGTCGATCCCAAGCTCACCCTCCACGCCGACGAATTAGCCGAGCAGCCTCACATCCATTTCGGCACCGACCGCATCCTACTAATCGGCGACGCCGCCCACGCGATGACTCCCAACCTCGGCCAAGGCGCCGGCATGGCCATCGAAGACGCCGCCACCCTCGCCCTCATCTACGCCGAGCTGCAAAACCACCCCGAAAGAATCGCCGCCGAACTCACCAAGCAAAGAATGACCCGCGTCAAGAAGGTCCAAAAAACCTCCTGGCGAATCGGCCAAATCGCTCACACGAAGAACCCCGTTCTCCGCACGGTTCGCGACTGGCTTCTACAACGCATGTCAACGGCTGCGACGGAGAAACAAGCAACGTCGCTGTGGGGACCTGGGTTGGAGTTGGGAGAGCGGGTTCGGGTGGAGTTGGTAAATGTAGCCAAGTAG
- a CDS encoding Uma2 family endonuclease: MSMTTAKFTLEEYERMGERGVFEGIQRKRMELIRGEIVEMTPIGPLHNHEVDYLMRWSFSCVGNQPIHIRVQGSLRIAELVSEPEPDILWLREADYRQQHPGPEDVLLLIEVANASLADDRGEKLALYAEAGIADYWIVNCVDKQIEVYREPEGNAYKSKQVFRGKEAASPLVLASAKLTAAELFA, encoded by the coding sequence ATGAGCATGACGACGGCCAAGTTCACGCTTGAAGAATACGAGCGAATGGGCGAGCGAGGGGTGTTTGAGGGCATCCAGCGGAAGCGGATGGAACTAATTCGCGGGGAGATTGTTGAAATGACGCCGATTGGTCCGTTGCACAACCACGAAGTGGACTACCTAATGCGTTGGAGTTTCTCCTGCGTAGGGAATCAGCCAATCCACATTCGAGTGCAAGGCTCTTTGCGGATTGCAGAACTGGTAAGCGAGCCTGAGCCAGATATTCTGTGGTTGCGCGAAGCCGACTATCGCCAACAACATCCTGGCCCTGAAGATGTGCTACTGCTGATCGAAGTCGCCAACGCATCGCTAGCTGATGATAGAGGAGAAAAACTCGCTCTCTACGCGGAGGCAGGCATTGCCGATTACTGGATCGTCAACTGCGTCGACAAGCAGATTGAGGTCTATCGCGAGCCCGAGGGGAACGCTTACAAGAGCAAGCAGGTTTTCCGCGGTAAGGAGGCGGCCAGTCCGTTGGTGCTTGCCAGTGCGAAGTTGACGGCGGCGGAGTTATTTGCGTGA